One Phoenix dactylifera cultivar Barhee BC4 chromosome 8, palm_55x_up_171113_PBpolish2nd_filt_p, whole genome shotgun sequence genomic window carries:
- the LOC103708813 gene encoding V-type proton ATPase subunit c''2, giving the protein MAGSSSWSRALMQISPYTFASIGIAISIGVSVLGAAWGIYITGSSLIGAAIKAPRITSKNLISVIFCEAVAIYGVIVAIILQTKLESVPESQVYAAESLRAGYAIFASGIIVGFANLFCGLCVGIIGSSCALSDAQNSTLFVKILVIEIFGSALGLFGVIVGIIMSSQASWPAKTA; this is encoded by the exons ATGGCGGGGTCAAGCTCATGGTCTCGGGCTTTGATGCAGATATCGCCCTACACGTTCGCGTCCATCGGAATCGCGATCTCCATCGGCGTTTCGGTCCTCGGGGCCGCTTG GGGAATTTATATAACGGGGAGCAGCTTGATTGGCGCGGCGATCAAAGCTCCAAGAATCACCTCAAAGAATCTCATTAG CGTTATCTTCTGTGAGGCTGTTGCTATATATGGCGTAATTGTTGCAATCATTCTACAAACAAAGTTGGAAAGTGTACCAGAATCACAGGTATATGCTGCAGAGTCTCTAAGAGCTGGATATGCAATTTTTGCCTCTGGAATCATTGTGGGTTTTGCAAATCTCTTCTGTGG GCTTTGTGTGGGAATAATTGGAAGCAGCTGTGCGCTGTCTGATGCTCAGAACTCCACGCTCTTTGTAAAGATACTGGTGATTGAAATCTTTGGTAGTGCACTTGGATTATTTGGTGTGATCGTTGGCATAATTATGTCATCTCAAGCATCGTGGCCAGCAAAGACAGCATGA